In a genomic window of Brettanomyces nanus chromosome 1, complete sequence:
- the HTA2_1 gene encoding Histone H2A.2 gives MSGGKGGKAGTTEKASTSRSARAGLTFPVGRVHRLLRRGNYAQRIGSGAPVYMTAVLEYLTAEILELAGNAARDNKKTRIIPRHLQLAIRNDEELNKLLGNVTIAQGGVLPNIQPSLLPKKRARASQEL, from the coding sequence ATGTCCggaggaaaaggaggaaaagcaGGAACTACAGAAAAAGCATCTACATCTAGATCCGCCAGAGCTGGATTAACTTTCCCAGTTGGTAGAGTTCATAGATTGTTGAGAAGAGGTAACTATGCCCAGAGAATTGGTTCTGGTGCACCAGTTTATATGACTGCCGTTTTGGAATATTTGACTGCCGAAATTTTGGAATTGGCCGGTAACGCCGCCAGAGATAACAAAAAGACAAGAATTATTCCAAGACACTTGCAATTGGCCATCAGAAATGATGAGGAGTTGAACAAGTTGTTGGGTAACGTCACTATCGCTCAAGGTGGTGTTTTGCCAAACATCCAGCCTTCTTTGttgccaaagaagagagcaAGAGCTTCCCAGGAGTTGTAA
- the HTB2_1 gene encoding Histone H2B, with amino-acid sequence MAPRAEKKPASKAPAKKTTIEPKKRTKTRKETWSSYIYKVLKQTHPDTGISQRAMSIMNSFVNDIFERIATEASKLAAYNKKSTISAREIQTAVRLILPGELAKHAVSEGTRAVTKYTSSTSA; translated from the coding sequence atggCACCaagagcagaaaaaaaGCCAGCCTCCAAGGCTCCAGCTAAGAAGACCACCATCgagccaaagaagagaactaAGACCAGAAAGGAGACATGGTCCTCTTATATCTACaaggtgttgaagcagaCCCACCCAGATACCGGTATTTCGCAAAGAGCCATGTCTATTATGAATTCTTTCGTCAACGATATCTTTGAGAGAATCGCTACTGAGGCTTCAAAATTGGCTGCTTATAACAAGAAGTCTACCATTTCCGCCAGAGAGATTCAGACGGCTGTCAGATTGATATTGCCAGGAGAATTGGCTAAGCACGCTGTTTCTGAGGGTACCAGAGCTGTTACTAAGTATACTTCTTCTACTTCTGCTTAA